TCGCGCGGGTGAACGCGACGTACCCGAGCCGGCGTTCCTCCAGCGCGTTGACCTGCTTGCACTCGTCGGCGAACGCCTTCAGCCCGGCGTTCGACAAGTCGTGGAAATCGGGCAGCGTGTCAGCGTCACCGCGCAGCGGCCAGGGCAGCACCTTCGCGTTGGTCGTCCACTTGTCCCGCCCGCGATCGGACGGGAACACCTTGTTCACCAGGGTCGGCACGAACACGACCGGCCACTCCAGTCCCTTCGACCGGTGCGTGGTGAGCAGCTTCACCGAGTCGGCCTCACTCGGTACGGCGAGGTCGAGGCCGGCGGCGTACTCCTCCTCGGCCGCCAGGTACGCCAGCAACCCGTCCAGCGAGCCGTCCGACTCGGTCGACACGAAGTTGCCCACGGCATCCAAGAACGCGGCGAGGTGGTCGCGCCGGCCGGAGTCGACGTGGTCCGGGGTCGCGGTCAGTTCGACGTCGAGCCCGATCGTGCTGATCACGCGGCGGACCAGGTCGAGCAACGGCTCCCCCGCGTGCGCGCGCAGTTCGCGCAGCTCGGCCGACAGCTCGGTGAACCGTTCGAGAGCCTCCGCGGAGTAACCCCAGGCAGCAGGCCCCGGATCGTCGACGGCCTCGGCGAGCGAGATCACCTCGGTCGAGTCCATCCCCGCGACGGCCGCGTCGAGCGCGGCGACCAGGTCGTCGGCGGCCGGGCGGTCGCCGCCGTCGGCCAGCCTGCGCGAACGGTTCGCCAGCAGGGCGAGGTCGCGGTGCCCGATCCGGAACCGCGGCCCGGTCAGGATCCGCAGCATCGCGGCGTTCGCGGTCAGGTCGTTGACGGCCTGCAGCGTGGCGACGACATCGACCACCTCGGGCAGCGCGAGCAGACCGCCGAGCCCGACGACCTCGACCGGCACCTTGCGCGCGATCAGCGCCTCGTGCACGGCGGACAAGTCGACGTTGGTCCGCATCAGGATGCCGATGTCCTTCCACTTCCGGTGCGGCAGCTTGTGCGCGGCGACGATCGAGTCGGCGATCCACTCGATCTCCTGCGAACGCGTCTCGAACAGCCCGACGGTGATCGCGCCCTCCGGTGCCCCCTCCGGCGCCTCCAGCGGGATGACGCCCGGGTGCTGCTCGTACAGCTCGGTGGCGTGCTCGTTCGCCGCGGCGAGGATGCGGCTGCCACAGCGACGGTTCACGCTCAGCACGTACCGGCGGGCGGGCGACCCGTCAGCCTGCCGGAAATGCGAAGGGAACTCGTCGAGGTTCGCGACCGAGGCGCCGCGCCAGCCGTAGATCGCCTGGCACGGGTCGCCCACGGCGGTCACGGGATGCCCGCGACCCGAGACAGGATCCGCGCCGGCGAACAAGGCCGTCAGCATCCGCCGCTGCGACACCGAGGTGTCCTGGTACTCGTCGAGCAGGACCACCTTGTACCGGCTGCGTTCGATCGCCGGGACCTCCGGGCACTCCTCCGCGAGCCGCGCACCGAGCGCCATCTGGTCGGCGAAGTCGACGACACCGCGCTCGACCTTGTACGCCTGGTACTCCTCGACCAGTTGCAGGATCTCGCCACGCTTCAACGCGGTCTCGCCGAGCTTCTTCACGTCGACGGTCTGCTTGCGCGCGGCCGCGACCTCCTGCCGGACGGCCTCGTCGTGGTCGCGGATCTCGTCGGCGCTCAGCAGGTGGTCGGCGAGCTCGCCGTCGAGCGAGAGCAGGCTGTTGACCAGCGTCGGGACGTGGTGCGACGCGTGCCGGATCGGACCGGCCGAGCGCCGTACGACGCGACCGGCGAGCTGGAAGCGCGTTGCGTCGGCCAGCACCCGGACGTCGGGTTCGAGACCGAGCCGCAGGCCGTGCTCGGAGATCAGCGTTCCGGCGAAGGCGTGGTACGTCGAGACGACCGGTTCGCCGGGCTCCTCGGGTTCCCAGTTCGGCACGTTCTTGCGCAGGTGCGCGGCGAGCACCGGATGCTGGTCGCGCGGCAGCGTCGACCCGAGCACACCGGCCTTGGTCAGGTCCTCGCGGATCCGGACGTCGAGCTCGTTGGCCGCCTTCTTGGTGAAGGTCAGCCCGAGCACCTCCTCCGGCTTCACCTGCCCGGTGCAGATCAGCCACACCACCCGCGCGGCCATCGCCGTCGTCTTGCCGGATCCTGCACCCGCGACGATGACCCCCGGAGCCAAAGGCGCGGTGATGGCCTCCAACTGCTGGTCGCTGAAGGGAATCCCCAGCAGTTCAACAAGGTCAGCCGTGGTTTCCAGTTTGGCCGCCATCAGACGATCTCCCTCCCCTCAGGCTGGATCGGACACAAACCCCGTACGTCGCACCGCGTGCACCCGTCGTTCCGCTTGGCCGTGAACTCCTCCGAGCGCACCATCGCCTCCGCGTTCTCCACCGCGTCGTCCAGCCAAGTCCGGCCGTCGTCGTCGGGCTCCAGCGGCGCCTGGCCCTGGACCTTCGGCAGCCCGATGTCGTCGTGCCTCAGCTGCACCAGCTCGGCACCACCACTCTCAGCATCCTCACCGAGCAGCTTCAACTGCCGCGAAGCGATCGCGCGCTGGTAGATCGCCAGCTGCACGTGCCGCTCCAGCGCCGGCTTGGTCGGCACCGTGCGCCCGGTCTTCAGGTCGATGACCCGGATCTTGCCGTCGCCGTCCTGCTCGATCCGGTCCATCCGGCCCTTCACCTGGACGCCGGGCTTCTCCTCGTCCGGCAGCAGCACGCTGAAGTCGACCTCGGAACCCACCAACCGCCGATCCGGCCGTCCCTGGTGCCAGGCGACGAACCGCCGCAGCGCCTGCTCGGCCTCGACGCGCTCCCGGTCCGAGATCCACGACGACTCGAACTCCAGCTGCGTCCACACCTTGTCGAGCCATCCGTTCAGCTCGTCGGCGTCCGGCGGCAGCGTCCCGGTCGCGACCGCGTCGGCCAGCGTGTGCAGCACCATGCCGAACCCGATCGCCGACGTACTCGGCGTCTCGCCGCCGGCCTTCCGCTGCAGGAACCAGCGCAGCGGGCAGTCCACGATCGTCGTCAGCGCACTCCCGGACAGCGGCACCGGCTCGTCCTCGACCGCGATCGGCACCTCCGACCGAGTGCGCTCGCGCACCCCCCACCAACGCTCCGGCTCAGCCGCCGGGACCAACGAGTACCCCCGCTCGTCCACCGCATCAGCCAAAGAAGCCAGCCGATCCGCCGCGACCCGCTTCAACGCCGGCGACGACGCCGGATCCGCCAGCACGCAGCGCAGATCCGCGACCAGCCCCGGCAACGACAACGGCCGCCGCGGCCGGCCCGCGACCAGCTTCAAAGGAATGTCCAGCTCGGCCAGCAACCGCGACGGCTGATCGCCGTCGGCCTCCGGCGCCTGCACCGCCGTCACGATCAGCCGCTCCCGCGCCCGCGTGATCGCGACGTAGAACAGCCGTCTCTCCTCGGCCAGGATCGCGCCCGCGGACAGCGGCTCGACCAGTCCGTCCGGCCCGAGCCGGTCCGGCTCCAGCAGAGATCCCCGCCGCCGCAGGTCGGGCCACTGCCCTTCCTGCACGCTCGCGACGACGACGAGCCGCCACTGCAGCCCCTTCGACCGGTGCGCGGTCATCAGCTGTACGCCGGTTTCGCGGTACGTCGCGTCGTACCGGTTGTCGCCGGCGATGTCCAGGTTCTCCAGCTCGTTCAGGAACGCCGAGACACCCTTGAACCCGATCTGCTCCTCGGCCCGCCCGGCCGCGTCGAACAGCGCACACAGCGAGTCGAGGTCCCGGTTCGCCGAACGGGCCACCTCGCCGCCGCTGTTCGCCTGGCCGCGCAGGCGGCGCAGCCACGGCGACTCCGACCACAGCGACCACATCACCTCGTCCGGCGCGGCGCCGGCGTTCACGATGTTCCTTGCCTTGAGCAACCTCTCGCCGAGCGCCACGAACCGCGCCTCGGCCGGGGACGCCTGCTCGTCCAGCAGCAACGGGTCGAGCATCGCCTCGCGCAGCAGCTCGTCCGACGACCGCGGCAGCCGCTGACCGCCCGCGACCTCACGGTCCCGCTTCCGCAGGACGCGCGCCAGCCGCCGCAGCTGCCCGGCGTCCATCGCCCCCAACGGCGACAACGCCAGGGCCCGCACGACGTCGACCGTCAGCGTCGCCGGATCCGCAACGGCCCGCAGCGCCAGCAGCATCGGCCGTACGGCGGGCTCGCGCGACAGCGGCAGCTCGTCACCGGCCACGTCGACCGGAATCCCCGCGGCCGCCAGCGCGCGCCGCAGCGGCGGGATCGAGATGCTGCCGGACCGGACCAGCACAGCCATCTCGTGCCAGCCGACGCCATCCTGCACATGCGCCCGGCGCAGCAGGTCCGCGATGTGCTCCAGCTCGGCACCGCTGGTCGAGTACAGATTGGCCTCGACCTTGCCCGGGCCGAACACACAGCCGCTCGCATCCGGGTTGCGGAACCGGTCGAAGGTGTCGCGGTCCAAGGTCCCCGGAACCCCCAGCCGGTTCACCACGTTGCGCGAGACGCGCAGCAGCGTCGTACCGAATCTGCGCGTCGTCGCCAGCGCGATCTGGGCCGCGGGCTCACCGGTGGCCGTCGGGAACTCCTCGGTGAACCGGAGCAGCCCGCGGACGTCGGCGCCGCGGAACGTGTAGATCGACTGGTCCGGGTCGCCGACCGCGACCAGGTCGCGGCCGTCGCCGGCGATCGCCTGCAGCAGCTTGGTCTGACCGGGATCGGTGTCCTGGTACTCGTCGACGAAGACGACCTTGAACTCCTCGCGCAGCTTGGCCTGGACCTGCGGCTGCTGGGCCAGGATCACCGCGCGGTGGATCAGCTCGGAGTAGTCCAGCACCTGCTCGTGGTCGAGGATCTGCAGGTACTCCTCGAAGAAGTCGCCGACCGCGACCCACTCCGGCCGGCTCGCCGACTGGCCGATCGCGGACAGGTCCTCGGGGTCGAGCCCGAGCTGGCGCGCCTTGCCGATCACCGCCTGCACCTCGTCGGTGAAGCCGCGCGTCTTCAGCGCCGGGTGCAAACTCGACGGCCAGTGCACCACGCCGACCTCGCGGCTCCCGCCGAGCACCTCGCTCAACCGCAGCGACTGCTCCGGGCCCGACGGCAGCCGCAGCGGTACGTCGAACGCGTCGGCCGGGGTGAACCGCCGGAGCAACGCGTAGCAGAACGAGTGGAACGTCATCGACGGCATCACGCGCGTCGTCTTGCCCAGCCGCCCGGTGATCCGGTCCCGCAGCTCGGTCGCGGCCTTGCGCCCGAACGTCAGCACCAGCACCTGGTCGGGGCTCAGCCCGCGGTTCGCGACGCGATCGACGACAGCCTCGACCAGCGTCGTCGTCTTGCCCGTGCCCGGCCCGGCCAGGACGAGCAGCGGCCCACCCGGGTGATCGACGACCGACTGCTGGTCAGCGTCCAGAACCGGCGCAGGGGAAGGCCCTTCCGCTCGCCCTGCCGGCTTCACGAGCCGATACCGGGACCCTGTTCTGCTGACCACTCCCCCATCCCATCAGACGCCACCGACAAACCCCGCGACCCACCCCGCCGTACGACGGAAGCAGCCGCATTGCGGACGTCCTCACAGTTCGTCGAGCACGGCGCGCAGCTCGACCAGCCGGCGGTCGTCGGCCGGCAGCAGCGCGAAGGCCCGGTCGCCGAGCTCCCGGGCATCGGCCACGCGCCCGGCGCGGGCGGCGACCCTCGTACGGACGGCAAGGGCCGCCACTGTCGCGGACGGATCGAGGTAGGCCTGGAGACGGTCCAGAGCCTCTCCCGCGTAGAAGTCCGCGGCCGTGTCGTCGTCCTGACGCTCGTGGAGTTCCGCGAGATTGCACAGTCCGAGGACTTCCTTGTGCCAGTCCTGATCCGCACGGGCGAAGGCGATCGCCGTCGCGATCGGGTCCCGGGCGAGCTCGTGGTTTCCCAGTGACACGTGGATCCCACCGAGGGTGAAGGGCAGCGCGGCGGCGCTGAACGGCAAGGGCTCGTCCGGTGAGCGTGGCCGGCCTGCTCCGGCAGCGATCGCACCGGTGATCTCGGTCAGCGCGGTGTCCAGCCGCCCCGCGCGCCAGTGCAACGCCGCGAGGTTCCCGGTGAAGGCCACCTCGGCCCCCACATCGCCATGCTCCCGGGCGATCTCTATCGCCCGGCGTACGCACTGCTCGGACTCCTCGGCCATCCCCATCCAGTGGTGCGCACCGGCAAGGGTGTTCCACGCCAGGTAGCGCGGCCGCGGGTCGCCCAGCCGTTCGGCCGCCTCCACACCGATCCGAGCGGTCTCCACCGCCAGCTCGCGCAGGTAGGCGACGTCGAGCAGCCGACGCAACCGCCAGGCGATCCGCCAGCCGTGGGAGTCGTCCCCGGCCTCCACCGCTGCCAGCATCCAGGGCACGAACGAGGACTGCTCGGCCAGGACCCACTGCACGGCATCGCGCTGCCGGTCGAACGTGAGCGAGTGCTCGGACCGGGCGAGGAACGAGCGGCTCGCATCAGACCCGAGCAGGACTTGGGCGTTCTGCAGCGAGTGCAGCAGCCAGTCCAGTGCCCGCTCCAGTGCGGCCCTGCGCTCGTCGCCGGAGTCGTGCTGAAGTGTCAGCTCCGCCGCGTAGACCCGCAGGAGGTCGTGCAGCCGGTAGTGCCCAGGCCGGACCACGCTCAGCAGGTTGGCGGCGACCAAGCGGTCCAGGTGACGCGTGGTGGTTCGCCGGTCCAGGTCGGCGAGTGCGGCGGCTGCCTGCGTACGGATGGTGGTGGCCGGGTGCAGCCCGAGCAGGCGGAACAGACGGGCGGCGTCAGAGGCCAGTGCCTGGTACGACCAGGACAGGACTCGGCGGAGGTCCGAGTGGTCGTCGTCGGGAACGGCCAGTACGTCGAGCGTGTGCTCCTGCAGCGCGCCGACCAGGTCGGCGAAGGGACTTCCGCTCGTTCGGCGGGCCGACTCGGCCGCGACCGCGAGAGCAAGCGGAAGGCCCGCGCAGATGGAGGTGAGCTCCTGCACCGCCTCGGGCTCCGCGGCCACCCGTTCGGCGCCCACTGCCGCAGCGAGCAGACTGACCGCATCGGCCGGCGGCAGGGGCTCGAGCGTGATCCGCTCCGCGCCCAGCCGGGCCGCCAGGGACCGCAACTGGTTGCGACTGGTGATCAGGACGAGGCAGCCGGACGCCGGGATCAGATCACTGACCTGCTCGGCGTTGCGGGCGTTGTCGAGCAGCAGGAGCAGACGCTTGTCGGCAGTCACCGTACGGAACAAGGCCGCACGTCCTGCCTGGTCGGTGGGGATACCGTTCGCCGGTACGCCGAGCGCCTGGAGGAACCCGTGCAGGACAGCCGCTGGGGGCACCGGCTCGTCGGCAGCGAAGCCCCGGAGGTCGGCGAAGAGTTGGCCATCGGGACAGCGGTCCCGGACCTGGTGAGCCCAGTGGACGGCCAGACCGGTCTTGCCTGCTCCGCCCGGACCCGTGAGGGTGATGATCGTCGGCTGGTCGGCAGGTGCGTTGCCCAGCAGCTTCATGAGTTGCAGCTGCTCGTTCGCCCGGCCGGTGAACTGCCGCAGGTCAGCCGGCAGCTGACGCGGCACACCCGGGACGGCGTTCTCCTCGAAGCCGTCGGAGGGACCGGACGAGTCGGCCTCCAGCAGACGGGCGAACTCCTGCTGCAGCGCGGGCGACGGGTCGACACCCAGCTCCGCCGCGACCGTGCTCCGGATCTGCTCGTAGCACTCGAGTGCCTCGGCAGGCCGGCCGCTCGAGCGCAGTACGGCGATCCGCCGTTGCCACAGCGACTCGCGGAGCGGGTGCCGCGCGGTCAGGCCTTGCAGTACGGCGGGCAGGCCGTCGTACCGGCCGTCGGCGAGGTCGAGGTCGAGGCGCTGCTCGACGGCGGACAAGTAGAGCTCGGTGAGCCGGGAGGCCTCACCGGTCGCCAGCCAGTCCGACGGCGAGCCGGCGAACGGGAGGTCTCGCCACAGGTCGATCGCGGTGGTCAGCAGGACGCGCTGGCCAGCCGGATCGGACTCCCTGCCCGCTTCACCCAGTACGGCGGCCAGCTGGAGCGCGTCGACCTGCGCCGGAGCCACGGTGAGCGAGTACCCGGCCGGGCTGGTCCGGAGTGCGTCCTCGCCCAGGTGCTTGCGGAGGCGGGTCGCGTACGTGTGCAGCGTTGCCTTGACCGACTGCGGCAGCCGCTCACCCCACAGGCGGTCGGCCAGCACCTCGAACGGGACCGGCCGGTTCGCCGACAGCGCGAGCAGGCTGGTCAGCGCGACCAGCTGCCGACCGGGCAGCGTCACCGGCACACCGTCCCGCAGGACCTCGAAGGGCCCCAGCAGACGGATCTCCAGCACGCAGCGCCCCTCTCGACGCCTCCGACTTTAGCGTTGGGAGCGTCAGTCGCACAGCGCTGAAACGTGGGTCCGGCCGAGCCAGGCCGTGGAGCGGTCGAGAGGCCAGCGGCGGTTGAGGATGAGCAGCTCGGCTGGGTGCCGCCGACGCCGCTGTACTTGCTCAAGATGGCCCGCGCGTAAAGCCGCGGCCTAGTCCTCCGGGTCCCAGCGGACCTGCCGCAGGTCGACCTTGCCGTTGGTGACGCGGACGCCGTCGCCACGCAGCAACTCGATCTGATGGTCGACGACCTCGTCGGCCGGTACGCCGCTGGCCCGGATGACCCGCCACCACGGCACGCCGCCGCCGTACTCGCGCATGATCGCGCCGACCTGCCGGGGACCGCCCTGGCCGACGTACTGGGCGATGTCGCCGTACGTCGCCACGCTGCCGGGCGGGATCGACTCGACCGCTTGCAGCACCGCCTCGACGTACTCCTCGCGATCCACGGGCGACACGGTATCGCCCGGGACCGACAGTTTCAGGCCAGTGGTGCCAGCGCCTTCGCGAGCGGCTCGAGGACCGACGGGGAGGAGTCGACCGGGAGGTTCATCACGACCAGGTCGACACCGGCCTCGCCGTACGCCGCGGCGAGGGCGACGGCGTCGTCGAGCGGTTTGTCCGGGTCGATCCGGACGTTGACCGAGCAGGTGATCTCGCCGACGTCGCGGCCGAGCTTGTCGCAGTGGTCGACGAGCACCTGCTTGAGCGGCGTCCACTCCTCCGGGCCCGCCACGATCACGTTCCACTGCTGGGCCCAGCGCGCGACCGCGCGCAGCGTCCGCTTCGGGCCCTTGCCTCCGATGGTGATCGGCGGGTGCGGGGTCTGGACGGCCTTCGGCTCGCAGTACGCGTCGGTGAGTTTCACGTACCGGCCGTCGTAGTTCGCGACCTTCTCGGTGAGCAGCGCGACCATCGCCTCGACGCCCTCGTCGAACCGGTCGAAGCGCTCCTTCAACGGCGGCAGGTCGATCCCGTACGCCGCGGTCTCCATCTCGTTCCAGCCCGCGCCGACGCCGAGCTCGAGGCGGCCGCCGGAGATGATGTCGGTGGTCGCGGCCATGTTCGCCAGGACGGCCGGGTGCCGGTAGATCATGCCGGTGACCTGGCAGCCGACGCGGATCCGGCTGGTCGCCTGGGCCAGCGCGGCCAGCGTCGTCCAGCCCTCCAGGTTCGGGCCGGCCATGTCCCCGGTCAGCGGGTAGAAGTGGTCCCAGTGCCAGGCCGACTCGAAGATCTCGAACTGGTCCGCGGCCACCCACACGTCCCGCATCTGCTGCCACGTGGTGTGTTCGGGCCGGGTCTTGATCGCAAACCGCATCGCACGCCTCCGCTGGGGTCAGGGTCTACCTGCCCAGCAACCTACCCCGCCGCCTACGGGCAGTCTCAGATCAGCGGTTCACCGCCGTCGACGTGCAGCGTCGTTCCGGTCAGGAACGTACTGGTCATCGCGAACAGGACCGCGGCCGCGATGTCGTCGATCGTGCCGATCCGCCGGACCGGGTTGCGGCTGGTGAGGTCGGCGAAGTAGTCCGCCTTGCCCTGCTCGCCGAACGCGTCCCACGCCCCGGTGTCGATCACGCCCGGCGAGACGGCGTTGACGCGGAGCGGGCCGAGCTCCAGCGCGAGCGAACGGGCCAGCACCTCGACCGAACCGTTGGTGATCGCGACGCCGAGCGTCCCGACCGCGATCTTGGCCGCGGCGACGCCGGAGAACAGCGTGATCGACCCGCCCGGGCTCATCCGCGGCGCCAGGTGCTTGGCGAGCATCAGCGGGCCGATCACCTTGGTGTCGAACGACAGCCGGAGCGCGTCGCGGTCGAGGTCCGCCAGCTTCCCGCGGGCCCGGGCCGAGGCCGTCGAGACCACGTGGTCGACCGTCCCGAGCCGTTCGGCGAGCGCGGCGATCGACGCCTCGTCGGTCAGGTCGACCTGCTCGGTGCCGATCGCCGGCTGCCCGTCGTACGCCGCTTTCAGCGCCTCCTGGTCGCGGCCGGCGGCCGTGACCAGCGCGCCGGCGTCCCGGGCGGCCTCCACGACGGCGCGCGCGATGCCGCCGCCCCGGCCGACCACGAGCACGGACCTGTCCTTCAACGATGCGGTCACGACAGCTTCTTTCCGCTGGGAGGGATGTCCCTTCCATGCTGCGCTTCCGGCCGTCGTTCGGCGCTGACGATTCCCTGACGGGGTGGGCTTTCAGACCCGGAAGACGAAGGCCAGGGCGATGCCGATGACGGCCAGGACCTCGACGACGCCGAAGCCGATCCAGGCGATCGACTGGAGGGTCTCGCGGGCCTCGGGCTGGCGGGCGGTGCCGTTGATCACGGCGGAGAACATCATCCCGACCCCGATCGCGGAGCCGATCGCGGCCAGGCCGTAGCCGAGCACGGCGATGTTGCCGGTGACTTCGAGCGCGAACATCAGAGGACCTCCCGGTCATCGTCATATACATTTGTCTATGACAAGCGTATACGACAAATGTGTACGCCGACGACCTAGGATGCGGATCGTGGGAAACCGGGAGAAGTTGCTGGCGACGGCCAAACGCCTGATCGCGGAGCAGGGGTACGGGGACATCACCGCGCGGGACCTGGTGAACGGGTCCGGGACGAACCTCGCCTCGATCGGGTACCACTTCGGGTCCAAGGAGGGGCTGCTCACCGAGGCGGTGCTCGACTCGTTCGCCGCGGACGAGCAGGCGGAGCTGCTCGGCGAGCTGAGCGGGCGGAGCCCGGCGGCCCGGCTCGCGGAGGTGCTCGACGTCCTGGGTCAGCTGTTCGGGGAGGACCCGCGGCGGACCACCGCGAGCATCGAGGCGTTCGCGCGCTCGCCGCACTCGCCGGAGATCAAGGAGCGGCTCGCGACGGTGTACCAGCAGTCGCGGCGCGGAGTGGCGGCGGCGGTGCTGGG
The Kribbella italica DNA segment above includes these coding regions:
- a CDS encoding BTAD domain-containing putative transcriptional regulator; protein product: MLEIRLLGPFEVLRDGVPVTLPGRQLVALTSLLALSANRPVPFEVLADRLWGERLPQSVKATLHTYATRLRKHLGEDALRTSPAGYSLTVAPAQVDALQLAAVLGEAGRESDPAGQRVLLTTAIDLWRDLPFAGSPSDWLATGEASRLTELYLSAVEQRLDLDLADGRYDGLPAVLQGLTARHPLRESLWQRRIAVLRSSGRPAEALECYEQIRSTVAAELGVDPSPALQQEFARLLEADSSGPSDGFEENAVPGVPRQLPADLRQFTGRANEQLQLMKLLGNAPADQPTIITLTGPGGAGKTGLAVHWAHQVRDRCPDGQLFADLRGFAADEPVPPAAVLHGFLQALGVPANGIPTDQAGRAALFRTVTADKRLLLLLDNARNAEQVSDLIPASGCLVLITSRNQLRSLAARLGAERITLEPLPPADAVSLLAAAVGAERVAAEPEAVQELTSICAGLPLALAVAAESARRTSGSPFADLVGALQEHTLDVLAVPDDDHSDLRRVLSWSYQALASDAARLFRLLGLHPATTIRTQAAAALADLDRRTTTRHLDRLVAANLLSVVRPGHYRLHDLLRVYAAELTLQHDSGDERRAALERALDWLLHSLQNAQVLLGSDASRSFLARSEHSLTFDRQRDAVQWVLAEQSSFVPWMLAAVEAGDDSHGWRIAWRLRRLLDVAYLRELAVETARIGVEAAERLGDPRPRYLAWNTLAGAHHWMGMAEESEQCVRRAIEIAREHGDVGAEVAFTGNLAALHWRAGRLDTALTEITGAIAAGAGRPRSPDEPLPFSAAALPFTLGGIHVSLGNHELARDPIATAIAFARADQDWHKEVLGLCNLAELHERQDDDTAADFYAGEALDRLQAYLDPSATVAALAVRTRVAARAGRVADARELGDRAFALLPADDRRLVELRAVLDEL
- a CDS encoding MGMT family protein; protein product: MDREEYVEAVLQAVESIPPGSVATYGDIAQYVGQGGPRQVGAIMREYGGGVPWWRVIRASGVPADEVVDHQIELLRGDGVRVTNGKVDLRQVRWDPED
- a CDS encoding SDR family oxidoreductase, which encodes MTASLKDRSVLVVGRGGGIARAVVEAARDAGALVTAAGRDQEALKAAYDGQPAIGTEQVDLTDEASIAALAERLGTVDHVVSTASARARGKLADLDRDALRLSFDTKVIGPLMLAKHLAPRMSPGGSITLFSGVAAAKIAVGTLGVAITNGSVEVLARSLALELGPLRVNAVSPGVIDTGAWDAFGEQGKADYFADLTSRNPVRRIGTIDDIAAAVLFAMTSTFLTGTTLHVDGGEPLI
- a CDS encoding ATP-dependent DNA helicase encodes the protein MAAKLETTADLVELLGIPFSDQQLEAITAPLAPGVIVAGAGSGKTTAMAARVVWLICTGQVKPEEVLGLTFTKKAANELDVRIREDLTKAGVLGSTLPRDQHPVLAAHLRKNVPNWEPEEPGEPVVSTYHAFAGTLISEHGLRLGLEPDVRVLADATRFQLAGRVVRRSAGPIRHASHHVPTLVNSLLSLDGELADHLLSADEIRDHDEAVRQEVAAARKQTVDVKKLGETALKRGEILQLVEEYQAYKVERGVVDFADQMALGARLAEECPEVPAIERSRYKVVLLDEYQDTSVSQRRMLTALFAGADPVSGRGHPVTAVGDPCQAIYGWRGASVANLDEFPSHFRQADGSPARRYVLSVNRRCGSRILAAANEHATELYEQHPGVIPLEAPEGAPEGAITVGLFETRSQEIEWIADSIVAAHKLPHRKWKDIGILMRTNVDLSAVHEALIARKVPVEVVGLGGLLALPEVVDVVATLQAVNDLTANAAMLRILTGPRFRIGHRDLALLANRSRRLADGGDRPAADDLVAALDAAVAGMDSTEVISLAEAVDDPGPAAWGYSAEALERFTELSAELRELRAHAGEPLLDLVRRVISTIGLDVELTATPDHVDSGRRDHLAAFLDAVGNFVSTESDGSLDGLLAYLAAEEEYAAGLDLAVPSEADSVKLLTTHRSKGLEWPVVFVPTLVNKVFPSDRGRDKWTTNAKVLPWPLRGDADTLPDFHDLSNAGLKAFADECKQVNALEERRLGYVAFTRAKEVLIATGHWWGPTQKRPRGPSAYLEVLKKHAGERVVAWAPQPELSEENPELAEQTQAAWPAPYDLPAYERRLEGAALVQLSRAEGPSVDAEESLFLDEQATVARWDSELERLLTEARESRSRKAYDVELPRALSATQVMRLAKDPDALASELARPMPRKPNRAARFGTRFHAWVESYFGQQFLIDPDDLPGAADEGIVDDTDLTELMDAFRVGPYGERAPYEIEAPFALSIGGRVVRGRIDAVYQSVRPDGSRGYDVIDWKTSRSETADPLQLAIYRVAWAELVGLPLHQVGAAFYYVRTGDVVRPDNLPTREALIELLNN
- a CDS encoding TetR family transcriptional regulator C-terminal domain-containing protein, whose protein sequence is MGNREKLLATAKRLIAEQGYGDITARDLVNGSGTNLASIGYHFGSKEGLLTEAVLDSFAADEQAELLGELSGRSPAARLAEVLDVLGQLFGEDPRRTTASIEAFARSPHSPEIKERLATVYQQSRRGVAAAVLGKQPDEVDDATAQRVGSLALALIDGVALQALVDPEHAPTGADVVAALRLLVK
- a CDS encoding TIGR03560 family F420-dependent LLM class oxidoreductase, which produces MRFAIKTRPEHTTWQQMRDVWVAADQFEIFESAWHWDHFYPLTGDMAGPNLEGWTTLAALAQATSRIRVGCQVTGMIYRHPAVLANMAATTDIISGGRLELGVGAGWNEMETAAYGIDLPPLKERFDRFDEGVEAMVALLTEKVANYDGRYVKLTDAYCEPKAVQTPHPPITIGGKGPKRTLRAVARWAQQWNVIVAGPEEWTPLKQVLVDHCDKLGRDVGEITCSVNVRIDPDKPLDDAVALAAAYGEAGVDLVVMNLPVDSSPSVLEPLAKALAPLA
- a CDS encoding ATP-dependent DNA helicase, producing the protein MKPAGRAEGPSPAPVLDADQQSVVDHPGGPLLVLAGPGTGKTTTLVEAVVDRVANRGLSPDQVLVLTFGRKAATELRDRITGRLGKTTRVMPSMTFHSFCYALLRRFTPADAFDVPLRLPSGPEQSLRLSEVLGGSREVGVVHWPSSLHPALKTRGFTDEVQAVIGKARQLGLDPEDLSAIGQSASRPEWVAVGDFFEEYLQILDHEQVLDYSELIHRAVILAQQPQVQAKLREEFKVVFVDEYQDTDPGQTKLLQAIAGDGRDLVAVGDPDQSIYTFRGADVRGLLRFTEEFPTATGEPAAQIALATTRRFGTTLLRVSRNVVNRLGVPGTLDRDTFDRFRNPDASGCVFGPGKVEANLYSTSGAELEHIADLLRRAHVQDGVGWHEMAVLVRSGSISIPPLRRALAAAGIPVDVAGDELPLSREPAVRPMLLALRAVADPATLTVDVVRALALSPLGAMDAGQLRRLARVLRKRDREVAGGQRLPRSSDELLREAMLDPLLLDEQASPAEARFVALGERLLKARNIVNAGAAPDEVMWSLWSESPWLRRLRGQANSGGEVARSANRDLDSLCALFDAAGRAEEQIGFKGVSAFLNELENLDIAGDNRYDATYRETGVQLMTAHRSKGLQWRLVVVASVQEGQWPDLRRRGSLLEPDRLGPDGLVEPLSAGAILAEERRLFYVAITRARERLIVTAVQAPEADGDQPSRLLAELDIPLKLVAGRPRRPLSLPGLVADLRCVLADPASSPALKRVAADRLASLADAVDERGYSLVPAAEPERWWGVRERTRSEVPIAVEDEPVPLSGSALTTIVDCPLRWFLQRKAGGETPSTSAIGFGMVLHTLADAVATGTLPPDADELNGWLDKVWTQLEFESSWISDRERVEAEQALRRFVAWHQGRPDRRLVGSEVDFSVLLPDEEKPGVQVKGRMDRIEQDGDGKIRVIDLKTGRTVPTKPALERHVQLAIYQRAIASRQLKLLGEDAESGGAELVQLRHDDIGLPKVQGQAPLEPDDDGRTWLDDAVENAEAMVRSEEFTAKRNDGCTRCDVRGLCPIQPEGREIV
- the atpE gene encoding ATP synthase F0 subunit C codes for the protein MFALEVTGNIAVLGYGLAAIGSAIGVGMMFSAVINGTARQPEARETLQSIAWIGFGVVEVLAVIGIALAFVFRV